One Mycobacteroides salmoniphilum DNA segment encodes these proteins:
- a CDS encoding transglutaminase family protein translates to MNDGFDEGGSSVIRYQVTHRTLYKYSDDVTSSYGRGYLTPRDTDWQRCESNELIVEPEPSDSSTGRDVYGNLSSYFHVTTPHRELSVTARSVVDVSTPRPPAAGWEQAWELARPAFGESTGAGAFAAEFVLDLVPPEITDDVRAYAAVSFTAGRPLGEAVIDLMGRIYRDFQYRSGSTTISTKVSEVLAAGEGVCQDFARMAATALRTQGLAARYVSGYLATNPPPGQPRLVGADATHAWAAVWVPPDGWVAFDPTNDTVADERYVTVAWGRDYADVPPLRGIIYTDSDSSTIKVSVDVAPCEESPAHA, encoded by the coding sequence GTGAACGATGGTTTTGACGAAGGCGGCTCATCCGTGATCCGGTACCAGGTGACGCACCGCACCCTGTACAAATACTCCGACGACGTCACCAGTTCGTATGGACGCGGCTACCTCACACCGCGTGACACCGATTGGCAGCGTTGTGAATCCAACGAACTGATCGTCGAACCGGAGCCCTCGGACAGTTCCACCGGCAGGGACGTGTACGGGAACCTCAGCTCGTACTTCCACGTCACCACGCCGCACCGGGAGCTCAGCGTGACCGCCCGCTCGGTCGTCGATGTCAGCACCCCGCGGCCCCCCGCGGCGGGGTGGGAGCAGGCGTGGGAGCTGGCCCGCCCCGCATTCGGGGAATCGACCGGGGCCGGCGCATTCGCCGCCGAGTTCGTGCTGGACTTGGTACCCCCCGAGATCACCGACGATGTACGCGCCTATGCCGCGGTGAGTTTCACCGCCGGGCGCCCGCTCGGGGAGGCCGTCATAGACCTGATGGGCCGGATCTATCGTGACTTCCAGTACCGGTCGGGGTCCACCACGATCTCCACCAAGGTCAGCGAAGTGCTGGCCGCGGGGGAGGGCGTTTGTCAGGACTTCGCCCGCATGGCGGCCACGGCGCTGCGCACACAGGGGCTCGCGGCGCGCTATGTATCCGGTTACCTCGCAACGAATCCGCCACCCGGGCAGCCTCGCCTGGTCGGCGCGGATGCCACCCATGCGTGGGCGGCGGTGTGGGTACCGCCCGATGGATGGGTCGCGTTCGACCCGACGAACGACACGGTTGCCGACGAGCGGTATGTCACCGTCGCGTGGGGTCGCGATTACGCCGACGTACCGCCCTTGCGCGGCATCATCTATACCGATTCCGACAGCAGCACGATCAAGGTGTCGGTGGACGTCGCACCGTGCGAGGAGAGCCCCGCTCATGCGTGA
- a CDS encoding circularly permuted type 2 ATP-grasp protein, with protein MISQYRSVRAQGALFEVGRRGSQAGYDEFLAPDGSVRPAWTDLADAITQRGRPGLDRLLDRVRTLVDSDGITYMDPGRVSVSVPAPDAPTHPVPWRLDGLPLLLDSADWDTLEVGLTQRATLLDAILSDLYGPQELISSGALPPQMLFAHPGYVRAAHGMALPGRHQLFLLGCDVGRTGAGDFRVNADWTQAPSGAGYAMADRRVVAHAAPDLYEKMAPRPTSSFAQTLRLALIDVAPESVEDPSVVVLSPGIHSETSFDQAYLASVLGFPLVESADLVVRDGKLWMRSLGTLRRVDVVLRRVDAGYSDPLDLRADSRLGVVGLVEVLRRGAVTVVNSLGSGVLENPGLARFLPELSQRLLDEPLALSGGQIWWGGIDAERSHLLANLGSLLVKSTVGEEVYTGPLQSAQTLETLRKRIEAAPWCWIGQELPELSVAPTYLRSGALTASPIGMRLFTVAQRGGYAPMIGGLGYVGASGYSGSTLNSIAAKDIWVQQPDRDQTERALTVASLDLPAGRLAGADAVSSPRVLSDLFWLGRYGERAENLVRLLSVTRERFHEYRYRQFMEASECVPVLLKALGDITGTDTGSEDLGTQLWSLTVDKERVGSLAQSVERLGLAARAVRDQMSNDTWMVLGGMDRAIATAGAEYDDCARSGASPTRADDTVLAATQTQVLAGLLALSGLAAESTVHDIGWTIMDIGKRIERGLGLTALLRSTLTTVRGRAAEQSVTESTLVACESSVMYRRRTRGKISLEAVADLLLFDAVNPRSLLYQVESLRTDLKSLPSASGTSRPERLVEDLVTQLRRIDPADLDAAGEDAQRDTLAETLDNVHQALRELSSVVTKTHLSMPTGMQPLWGPDPGRRLP; from the coding sequence CTGATCTCGCAGTACCGCAGCGTTCGCGCCCAGGGAGCGCTGTTCGAGGTTGGACGGCGGGGTAGCCAGGCGGGTTACGACGAGTTCCTGGCGCCTGATGGCAGCGTCCGCCCGGCCTGGACCGATCTGGCCGACGCGATCACACAGCGTGGCCGTCCCGGTTTGGACCGCCTGCTCGATCGCGTCCGCACCCTCGTCGACAGCGACGGCATCACCTACATGGACCCCGGACGCGTCTCGGTATCTGTGCCGGCGCCCGATGCCCCCACCCATCCCGTGCCGTGGCGTCTGGACGGGCTCCCGCTGCTCCTGGACTCCGCCGACTGGGACACCCTGGAGGTTGGTCTGACGCAGCGGGCCACGCTGCTGGATGCCATCCTCAGCGACCTGTATGGGCCGCAGGAGTTGATCAGCTCCGGTGCCCTGCCGCCGCAGATGCTCTTCGCACATCCCGGGTATGTGCGCGCGGCCCACGGTATGGCCTTGCCCGGCAGGCATCAGCTGTTCCTGCTCGGCTGCGATGTCGGCCGCACCGGCGCGGGCGACTTTCGGGTGAATGCGGACTGGACGCAGGCGCCATCGGGCGCCGGGTACGCGATGGCGGACCGCCGCGTCGTCGCTCATGCCGCCCCGGATCTCTACGAGAAGATGGCGCCGAGGCCAACCTCATCGTTCGCGCAAACACTGCGCCTGGCGCTCATCGATGTCGCTCCGGAGTCGGTCGAGGATCCGTCGGTGGTCGTGCTCAGTCCCGGTATCCACTCGGAGACATCCTTCGATCAGGCCTACCTCGCGTCTGTACTGGGTTTTCCGCTGGTCGAGTCCGCGGATCTGGTGGTGCGCGACGGCAAGCTGTGGATGCGATCACTGGGCACCCTGCGCCGGGTGGACGTGGTGCTGCGCCGCGTCGACGCCGGCTACTCCGATCCGCTGGATCTGCGGGCCGACTCACGACTGGGCGTTGTCGGCTTGGTCGAAGTGCTTCGCCGGGGCGCAGTGACCGTCGTCAACTCGCTGGGCAGCGGGGTATTGGAAAATCCCGGCCTGGCTCGTTTCCTGCCAGAGCTGTCGCAGCGGCTGCTCGACGAGCCGCTCGCCTTGTCCGGAGGGCAAATCTGGTGGGGTGGGATCGATGCGGAGCGTTCGCACCTACTGGCGAACCTGGGCTCGCTGCTGGTCAAATCCACAGTGGGGGAAGAGGTTTACACCGGACCGTTGCAGTCGGCGCAGACGCTGGAGACATTGCGGAAACGCATCGAGGCGGCACCCTGGTGCTGGATCGGTCAGGAGCTTCCCGAGCTGTCGGTGGCCCCCACATATCTGCGCTCCGGCGCCCTCACCGCGTCGCCGATCGGTATGCGACTGTTCACGGTGGCGCAGCGCGGCGGGTACGCGCCGATGATCGGCGGTCTCGGATACGTCGGCGCTTCCGGATATTCGGGGTCGACACTCAACAGTATTGCTGCCAAAGATATTTGGGTTCAACAGCCGGATCGCGATCAGACCGAACGCGCCCTGACGGTGGCATCGCTGGATCTGCCCGCCGGACGATTGGCGGGCGCCGACGCGGTCAGCTCACCGCGCGTGTTGTCCGATCTGTTCTGGCTGGGGCGGTATGGAGAGCGTGCGGAGAATCTGGTCCGGTTGTTGTCCGTCACCCGGGAACGGTTCCACGAGTACCGGTATCGGCAGTTCATGGAGGCCAGTGAATGTGTCCCGGTGCTGTTGAAGGCGCTCGGTGACATCACCGGTACCGACACCGGCTCCGAGGATCTGGGAACCCAGTTGTGGTCATTGACGGTGGACAAAGAGCGGGTCGGGTCGCTGGCGCAATCGGTGGAGCGACTCGGTCTGGCCGCCCGCGCGGTTCGAGATCAGATGTCCAATGACACCTGGATGGTGCTCGGCGGCATGGATCGGGCGATCGCGACAGCAGGGGCCGAATATGACGATTGCGCACGGTCCGGCGCCAGTCCCACCCGTGCCGATGACACGGTGCTCGCTGCTACCCAAACTCAGGTATTGGCAGGGCTTCTCGCGCTGTCGGGTCTGGCGGCGGAGTCGACGGTGCACGATATCGGCTGGACGATCATGGATATCGGCAAGCGCATCGAGCGCGGTCTCGGCCTGACGGCCTTGCTGCGTTCCACGCTCACGACGGTCCGCGGCCGCGCGGCCGAGCAGTCCGTCACCGAGTCCACGTTGGTGGCGTGCGAGTCGTCGGTGATGTACCGCCGCCGTACCCGGGGCAAGATCAGCCTGGAGGCCGTTGCCGACCTGCTGCTGTTTGATGCCGTCAATCCGAGATCGCTTCTGTATCAAGTGGAGTCGTTACGCACCGACCTCAAGTCGTTGCCGAGCGCCTCGGGAACCTCACGTCCGGAGCGGTTGGTGGAGGACTTGGTGACACAGCTGCGGCGGATCGATCCTGCCGATCTGGACGCCGCGGGTGAAGACGCGCAGCGCGACACGCTCGCAGAAACCCTCGACAACGTTCATCAGGCGTTGCGCGAATTGTCCTCCGTGGTCACCAAGACGCACCTGTCCATGCCGACAGGTATGCAGCCGCTGTGGGGCCCCGACCCGGGGCGGAGATTGCCGTGA